In Sphingobium amiense, a genomic segment contains:
- a CDS encoding FGGY family carbohydrate kinase: protein MSADHILVLDEGTTSTRAIVYTPDGRAMHVAQQELTQYYPQPGRVEHDAAEIWTRTLACVREAVAAAGGADRIAALGITNQRETVVAWDRGTGEPITRAIVWQDRRTAPFCTRLREEGHEERVQARTGLILDPYFSASKMRWILDHVPQARELGDRLAFGTVESWLVWKLTGGLHISDASNASRTQLLALDGADWDEDLLDLFGVTRRALPQVVDNYGHFGTCNPAILGAPIPICGLAGDQQAASIGQNCLTPGDTKATFGTGAFILTNMGESLPASAHRLLGTVLYQASGKRIYALEGSIFVAGSLIKWLRDELGIIQYAGESEALAASVPDSAGVQFLPALAGLGAPHWRPDAKGAITGLTLGTKRAHIVRAAMESLTHQAHDLQAAFAADGADWSKLRIDGGMSVNNWMAQDLADILAIPVERPADTETTALGAAMLASVGAGLHRSLAEAASMGSAAARFDPAMAEETRAARIAFWRQGLGHQLDGPAPR, encoded by the coding sequence AGGAACTGACGCAATATTATCCACAGCCCGGCCGGGTCGAGCATGACGCCGCCGAAATCTGGACCCGAACGCTGGCCTGTGTGCGCGAAGCCGTCGCGGCAGCGGGCGGCGCGGATCGCATCGCGGCGCTCGGCATCACCAACCAGCGCGAAACCGTCGTCGCCTGGGACCGGGGGACAGGCGAGCCGATCACCCGCGCTATTGTGTGGCAGGACCGCCGCACCGCACCCTTCTGCACCCGTTTGCGGGAAGAAGGGCATGAGGAGCGGGTGCAGGCGCGCACCGGCCTTATCCTCGATCCCTATTTTTCCGCCAGCAAGATGCGCTGGATCCTTGATCATGTGCCGCAGGCGCGCGAACTGGGCGACCGGCTCGCTTTCGGCACGGTGGAAAGCTGGCTGGTGTGGAAACTGACCGGTGGCCTTCATATCAGCGACGCCAGCAACGCCAGCCGCACGCAGTTGCTGGCGCTCGACGGAGCCGATTGGGATGAGGATTTGCTGGACCTGTTCGGTGTGACGCGGCGCGCGCTGCCGCAGGTCGTGGACAATTACGGCCATTTCGGCACCTGCAATCCCGCGATCCTCGGTGCCCCTATTCCGATCTGCGGCCTTGCGGGCGATCAGCAGGCGGCCTCCATCGGCCAGAATTGCCTGACGCCGGGCGATACGAAAGCGACATTCGGCACAGGCGCCTTCATCCTCACCAATATGGGGGAGAGCCTGCCCGCATCGGCGCACCGGCTGCTCGGCACCGTGCTGTATCAGGCGTCGGGCAAGCGCATCTACGCGCTGGAAGGCTCGATCTTCGTCGCGGGCAGCCTCATCAAATGGCTCCGCGATGAGCTGGGCATCATCCAATATGCCGGGGAAAGCGAAGCGCTCGCGGCCTCGGTGCCCGACAGCGCAGGGGTGCAGTTTCTCCCCGCACTCGCCGGGCTTGGCGCGCCGCACTGGCGGCCCGATGCGAAGGGGGCCATCACCGGGCTGACGCTGGGGACGAAGCGCGCGCATATCGTGCGCGCCGCCATGGAATCGCTTACGCATCAGGCCCATGATCTTCAGGCCGCTTTCGCGGCGGACGGGGCGGACTGGTCGAAGCTGCGCATCGACGGCGGCATGAGCGTCAACAACTGGATGGCGCAGGATCTGGCGGACATCCTCGCCATTCCGGTCGAGCGGCCCGCCGATACCGAAACCACGGCGCTGGGGGCCGCCATGCTGGCCAGCGTGGGCGCGGGGCTTCACCGGAGCCTTGCCGAAGCGGCGTCCATGGGCAGCGCCGCCGCCCGTTTCGACCCGGCGATGGCTGAAGAGACGCGTGCCGCCCGCATCGCCTTCTGGCGGCAGGGGCTGGGGCATCAGCTCGACGGACCGGCACCGCGCTGA